The following coding sequences lie in one Vigna radiata var. radiata cultivar VC1973A unplaced genomic scaffold, Vradiata_ver6 scaffold_91, whole genome shotgun sequence genomic window:
- the LOC106753059 gene encoding putative inactive glutathione hydrolase 4, with amino-acid sequence MDFSVLLNCLFRWNQIHDHGTSHLCVIDLERNAISMTTTVNSYFGSKILSPRTGIVLNNEMDDFSMPRNVSEDTPPLAPANFIMPGKRPLSSMSPTIALKNGKLKAVVGASGGAYIIGGTSEVLLNHFSKGLDPFSSVTAPRVYHQVS; translated from the exons ATGGATTTCTCAGTTTTGCTTAACTGTCTTTTCAGGTGGAATCAAATTCATGATCATGGTACAAGTCATTTATGTGTAATAGATCTTGAGAGAAATGCCATTTCCATGACTACTACTGTAAATTCATATTTTGGTTCAAAGATCCTTTCACCAAGGACTGGAATAGTACTGAACAATGagatggatgatttttccatgCCTAGAAATGTTTCCGAGGATACCCCACCACTAGCTCCTGCTAATTTCATCATGCCAGGAAAGCGGCCACTATCATCCATGTCACCAACTATTGCCCTCAAG AATGGGAAGCTAAAAGCTGTAGTAGGTGCAAGTGGAGGTGCTTACATTATTGGTGGAACTTCAGAGGTTCTTTTGAATCACTTCAGTAAAGGATTGGATCCTTTTTCTTCTGTAACGGCTCCAAGGGTCTATCATCAGGTATCTTAA